Proteins encoded together in one Mycobacterium simiae window:
- a CDS encoding DUF732 domain-containing protein codes for MATAVAVLTGAAILHSGTAAAKASQDDQFLALLNQEGIAPVSGVPALIATAHQICGLLGGGMSPDAIVRALVNNADAVTPGADPGRLTRSETLFLKAAVRAYCPGSPVGSNGQHRFVLASFSDGVQEPAPGPLPRVPNADTLIAPHVMAPAHAPKNAPRVVGPPPGGRGDGGNGDGAGGATLKPPAEPGIITLAP; via the coding sequence ATGGCTACCGCCGTTGCGGTGCTGACCGGCGCCGCAATCCTGCATAGCGGCACAGCCGCAGCCAAGGCAAGCCAGGACGACCAGTTTCTGGCGTTGCTCAATCAAGAGGGCATTGCGCCTGTTTCGGGTGTGCCCGCACTTATCGCCACAGCCCACCAGATCTGCGGGTTACTCGGCGGGGGCATGTCACCGGATGCGATAGTACGGGCGCTGGTGAACAACGCCGATGCCGTGACGCCGGGAGCCGACCCCGGCAGGCTCACACGGAGCGAGACCCTTTTCCTCAAAGCGGCGGTGCGAGCCTACTGCCCGGGCAGCCCAGTGGGGTCGAACGGGCAGCACCGGTTTGTCCTTGCCTCGTTTTCGGACGGGGTTCAGGAACCCGCACCAGGTCCGCTCCCACGCGTGCCTAACGCAGATACGCTGATCGCACCACACGTGATGGCACCCGCACACGCGCCAAAGAATGCCCCCCGGGTCGTCGGACCCCCGCCTGGAGGGCGCGGCGACGGCGGTAATGGCGATGGCGCCGGCGGCGCGACACTGAAGCCCCCCGCCGAGCCGGGCATCATCACGCTCGCGCCATGA
- a CDS encoding cupin domain-containing protein, producing the protein MADSESLSTSTMTVLQNVRLPVVPNDAHVLTVLVNHPPGAPGYPPHRLPGGPGFGYMIDGEMLFEVEGEAPRVLCAGEAFWGPGGDVIHYQDANNRTDIPCRFVLTLVCAQGQPIREWVAADELEKRKGLRVNSDS; encoded by the coding sequence ATGGCTGACTCGGAATCACTATCGACATCGACAATGACCGTGCTGCAGAACGTACGATTACCGGTGGTTCCCAACGACGCCCATGTGCTCACTGTCCTCGTCAACCATCCGCCGGGCGCACCTGGATACCCGCCGCATCGCCTCCCGGGCGGTCCGGGATTCGGTTACATGATCGACGGCGAGATGTTGTTCGAGGTCGAGGGTGAAGCACCGCGCGTCCTCTGCGCGGGTGAGGCATTCTGGGGTCCGGGCGGCGACGTGATCCACTATCAGGACGCCAACAACCGCACTGACATTCCCTGCCGCTTCGTCCTTACATTGGTCTGTGCGCAGGGGCAGCCGATACGCGAATGGGTTGCCGCAGACGAGCTCGAGAAGCGAAAGGGACTGCGCGTCAACAGCGACTCGTAA
- a CDS encoding aromatic ring-hydroxylating oxygenase subunit alpha: MTELATEQVPQKFACGEAFVPKSRYIDPEFLNLELERLFPRVWQPACREEEVPAAGCFYEYTIGRQSIAVVRQKDGSVKAFHNTCAHRGMKVVRGGGCAADKELRCEFHGWRYELDGRSSFVPCRDEFAPRPRQQWGLRPVAAGIWGGWVFVSMADDPPDLLEWLDPLPTALAPFRLQDMRYRWRKRTFLPANWKTVIDAFIEGYHTPGTHPQTMRSAQGPRPSAEPASPQEYVYAPYTPTITYKNHSRFVYTQRPEHARRDKGRQEQSARPEVFANSMKYQYLEVGSLVTERDYRAAQKLAAMEPSDVPPFVLYHQLCEELARAEGVDFPRMSMEQYFAGNGDWHMFPTMVILVEKSCLLGYRMLPDAEDPNRCMFEMFSLEHFAPGEVPETQWQVFERWQDHDGWGELPSQDLRNIGAIHAGMHSAGFDGLWLNTAQEMSIRNEHLIADRFLFGADRDGDVGHRNQKGGSSTSTSET; encoded by the coding sequence ATGACCGAGCTTGCCACCGAACAGGTGCCCCAAAAGTTCGCTTGCGGTGAGGCTTTCGTGCCCAAAAGCCGCTACATCGACCCAGAATTCCTCAACCTCGAGCTGGAGCGATTGTTCCCCCGGGTGTGGCAGCCCGCGTGTCGCGAAGAAGAAGTCCCGGCTGCCGGCTGCTTCTACGAGTACACGATCGGCCGGCAGTCAATTGCCGTGGTGCGCCAAAAGGACGGTAGCGTCAAGGCATTCCACAACACTTGTGCCCACCGCGGCATGAAAGTTGTCCGCGGCGGCGGATGTGCGGCCGACAAAGAGTTGCGCTGTGAGTTTCACGGCTGGCGCTACGAGTTGGATGGCCGATCCTCCTTCGTTCCGTGTCGCGACGAGTTCGCTCCGCGTCCACGCCAACAGTGGGGCCTGCGTCCGGTCGCAGCCGGAATCTGGGGCGGCTGGGTATTCGTCAGCATGGCCGACGATCCGCCGGATCTCCTCGAGTGGCTGGACCCGCTTCCGACCGCGCTGGCACCGTTCCGGTTACAGGACATGCGCTACCGCTGGCGCAAGCGCACATTCTTGCCGGCGAACTGGAAGACCGTCATCGACGCTTTCATCGAGGGCTACCACACACCCGGCACCCATCCGCAGACCATGCGGTCGGCGCAAGGCCCGCGGCCGTCGGCGGAGCCCGCATCGCCGCAGGAGTACGTCTACGCCCCTTACACTCCGACGATCACCTATAAAAATCATTCCCGCTTCGTCTATACGCAGCGGCCCGAGCACGCGAGACGCGACAAGGGCCGCCAGGAACAGTCGGCGCGACCCGAGGTATTCGCGAATTCGATGAAGTACCAATACTTGGAGGTCGGATCGCTGGTCACCGAACGTGACTATCGGGCCGCGCAGAAGCTGGCCGCAATGGAACCCAGCGACGTCCCACCCTTTGTCCTGTACCACCAGCTGTGCGAGGAACTCGCACGTGCCGAAGGTGTGGACTTCCCCCGGATGTCAATGGAGCAGTACTTCGCCGGGAACGGCGACTGGCACATGTTTCCGACCATGGTCATCCTGGTCGAGAAGTCCTGCCTGCTGGGATACCGCATGCTGCCCGACGCGGAGGACCCGAATCGGTGCATGTTCGAAATGTTCTCTCTTGAACATTTTGCGCCCGGCGAGGTGCCCGAGACGCAATGGCAGGTCTTCGAGCGCTGGCAGGACCACGACGGTTGGGGCGAGCTGCCCTCACAAGACCTGAGAAACATCGGCGCTATCCATGCCGGCATGCACTCAGCCGGGTTTGACGGACTCTGGCTCAATACCGCCCAAGAGATGTCCATACGCAATGAGCACCTGATCGCCGACAGGTTTCTTTTCGGTGCGGACCGCGACGGCGATGTGGGTCATCGCAATCAGAAGGGCGGTTCGTCCACGTCGACATCGGAGACGTGA
- a CDS encoding GNAT family N-acetyltransferase: MSESPTPTPMGSIERNAHDGLQTIVSDNAQEGRFEAAVGDTVIGQQPYRRYRGHIVLMATEVDPQWRDRGVSSAMIGGVLELVRRAGHTVVPRCKLTGDYILRHPEYRDLVPDQYQELLRPISRPAASDSPHE; this comes from the coding sequence GTGAGTGAATCGCCAACGCCAACGCCAATGGGCAGTATCGAACGCAATGCCCACGATGGACTCCAGACGATAGTTAGCGACAACGCTCAAGAAGGCCGGTTCGAAGCAGCTGTAGGCGACACGGTGATCGGCCAGCAGCCCTACCGTCGCTACCGCGGACACATCGTGTTGATGGCTACCGAAGTTGATCCGCAGTGGCGTGACCGGGGTGTCTCCTCGGCGATGATCGGCGGTGTGCTCGAACTGGTCCGTCGGGCCGGGCACACGGTCGTTCCGCGGTGCAAGCTCACCGGCGACTACATCCTGCGTCATCCCGAATACCGGGACCTGGTGCCCGACCAGTACCAGGAATTGCTGCGCCCGATCTCGCGGCCCGCCGCCTCGGACAGCCCACACGAATGA
- a CDS encoding MFS transporter encodes MTLRDAPPTSRAMVVAVMVSMVAFLDSTVINLALPAIEHDLGGGLALQQWIVNGYLLAMAAAILPGGSISDLFGRVAVMRFGLLTFGAGSVVAAAAAAPAMLISARLIQGLGAAFLVPGSLALINTVFDRARQSAAIGVWSGWTGTAFALGPLLGGLCVDFLGWRWIFVLSAIPMALGYALTFWLCPMSGRVEGARVDVVGVSLSAVGLAATVYALIEARRYGWTDPIVITPSMIGTTALAAFVHWQQRSGNPMLPLPLFIFRNFAAANLVTASVYGALTLASLAIALYTQEIGGYSATAAGLATLPIPALSFMFARHVGRIAARVGPRAFLIAGPALAGLGLLLIRPKTQGFHAITDLIPGMTVLAIGLVATVTPLMSVTLASVPTEHSGLASAINNAVSRLAALISIGSLGLITAGTATATGFAHALAVSAALFALGALSAALFITNPAAGYPPVPCDVAALCRDRPNAQPSLGSRPRPPDKDGVHGR; translated from the coding sequence GTGACGTTGCGCGACGCGCCACCGACCAGTCGCGCGATGGTGGTCGCGGTGATGGTGTCGATGGTCGCTTTTCTCGACTCCACCGTAATCAACCTGGCGTTGCCCGCCATCGAGCACGACCTCGGCGGCGGCTTGGCGTTGCAGCAGTGGATCGTCAACGGCTACCTGCTGGCCATGGCGGCCGCGATTCTGCCCGGCGGGTCGATCTCGGACTTGTTCGGCCGCGTTGCGGTGATGCGGTTCGGGCTGCTGACGTTCGGGGCCGGCTCGGTGGTGGCGGCGGCCGCCGCCGCACCGGCGATGCTGATCAGCGCACGCCTCATTCAGGGCCTGGGTGCAGCCTTCTTGGTGCCGGGGTCCCTGGCGCTGATCAACACGGTCTTCGACAGAGCACGCCAATCCGCGGCGATCGGCGTCTGGTCGGGGTGGACGGGAACCGCCTTTGCGTTGGGTCCGCTATTGGGCGGATTGTGCGTCGATTTCTTGGGCTGGCGCTGGATTTTCGTCCTGTCCGCGATCCCCATGGCACTCGGGTATGCGCTGACGTTCTGGCTATGCCCCATGTCAGGGCGGGTCGAAGGCGCCCGTGTCGATGTCGTCGGGGTGAGCCTGTCGGCGGTGGGGCTGGCCGCGACCGTGTATGCGCTAATTGAAGCGCGACGCTATGGCTGGACCGACCCCATCGTCATCACGCCATCGATGATCGGGACGACCGCACTGGCCGCCTTCGTGCACTGGCAGCAGCGCAGCGGCAACCCGATGCTTCCATTGCCGCTGTTCATCTTTCGCAACTTCGCCGCCGCCAACCTCGTCACCGCCTCCGTCTACGGCGCGTTGACGCTAGCGTCGCTGGCCATCGCCCTGTACACCCAAGAAATCGGCGGCTACTCCGCCACCGCGGCCGGACTGGCCACGCTGCCGATCCCCGCGCTGTCGTTCATGTTCGCCCGTCATGTGGGTCGCATCGCCGCGCGGGTGGGACCACGGGCGTTCCTGATCGCCGGTCCTGCCCTTGCGGGGCTTGGCCTGCTGCTCATCCGCCCCAAAACTCAAGGATTCCATGCGATCACCGACCTGATCCCCGGGATGACCGTACTGGCCATCGGCCTGGTCGCGACAGTCACGCCGCTGATGTCGGTGACGCTGGCGTCGGTGCCGACCGAACACAGCGGGCTAGCGTCGGCGATCAACAACGCCGTCTCGCGGCTGGCCGCGCTGATCTCGATCGGGTCGTTGGGCCTGATCACCGCGGGGACGGCAACCGCGACCGGATTTGCCCACGCCTTAGCCGTCAGCGCGGCACTGTTCGCCCTGGGCGCGTTGAGCGCCGCGCTGTTCATAACCAACCCCGCCGCGGGTTACCCGCCCGTTCCGTGCGACGTCGCCGCCCTGTGCCGTGACCGACCGAATGCCCAACCCTCGCTTGGCAGTAGACCGCGACCGCCTGATAAGGATGGTGTCCATGGCAGGTGA
- a CDS encoding SDR family oxidoreductase — MKIVVIGGRGLIGSKVVSKLSALGHDVIPASRRSGVDALTGEGLANTVVDADVLVDVADSPVFDDEPVMHFFTTTTRNLLAAEREAGVSHHVALSVVGSQRMPDSGYNTAKAAQENLIRDSGRPYSIVRATPFYEFALGLADSATDADVVTLPHALFRPIAADDVATAVARAAVQPPINGVVEIAGPEAIGMDDFVRAGLAAAGDHRRVVTDAHAPYFGATIDDHTLAPANNATIFGTRYSEWIDAFSGRHAAEA, encoded by the coding sequence ATGAAGATCGTAGTCATTGGTGGTCGTGGGCTGATCGGCTCGAAAGTGGTGTCGAAGCTCAGCGCGCTGGGACACGACGTCATTCCCGCATCGCGGCGATCAGGTGTCGATGCGCTGACCGGTGAGGGCCTCGCCAACACCGTCGTGGACGCGGATGTCCTTGTCGACGTTGCCGACTCACCAGTGTTCGACGACGAACCCGTGATGCATTTCTTCACCACCACGACCCGAAATCTGCTCGCTGCCGAACGGGAAGCGGGAGTAAGCCATCACGTCGCGTTGTCCGTCGTGGGTTCGCAGCGGATGCCCGACAGTGGGTACAACACCGCGAAAGCGGCTCAGGAGAACCTGATCAGGGATTCGGGTCGACCCTATTCGATCGTGCGGGCAACGCCGTTCTACGAGTTCGCGTTAGGCTTGGCCGATTCCGCGACAGATGCAGATGTGGTCACGTTACCGCACGCGTTGTTTCGTCCCATCGCCGCCGACGATGTCGCCACCGCGGTGGCCCGCGCCGCGGTGCAGCCCCCCATCAACGGGGTAGTGGAGATTGCCGGACCCGAAGCGATCGGGATGGACGACTTCGTCCGCGCGGGGCTTGCCGCAGCTGGGGATCATCGCCGGGTCGTGACCGACGCGCACGCACCTTACTTCGGTGCCACGATCGACGATCACACCCTCGCTCCTGCCAACAACGCCACCATTTTCGGCACCCGGTACTCGGAATGGATCGACGCATTCTCCGGCCGTCACGCCGCTGAAGCATGA